A portion of the Aphelocoma coerulescens isolate FSJ_1873_10779 chromosome 1, UR_Acoe_1.0, whole genome shotgun sequence genome contains these proteins:
- the RABL3 gene encoding rab-like protein 3 isoform X2 encodes MAALDRVKVLVLGDSGVGKSSLVHLLCHNQVLGNPSWTVGCSVDVRIHDYKEGTPEEKTYYIELWDVGGSVGSATSVKSTRAVFYNLLNGIILVHDLTNKKSSQNLYRWSLEALNRDVAPTGVLVTNGDYDREQFADNQIPLLVIGTKLDQIPETKRNEVLTRTAFLAEDFNAEEINLDCTNPRYLAAGSSNAVKLSRFFDKIPGFSERKRFGGGTLKSLHYD; translated from the exons ATGGCGGCTCTGGACAGGGTCAAGGTGCTGGTGCTGGGCGACTCCG GTGTCGGAAAGTCGTCGCTCGTTCACCTGTTGTGCCACAACCAGGTGCTTGGGAACCCGTCCTGGACAGTGGGCTGCTCCGTGGATGTGCGA ATCCATGACTACAAAGAAGGGACTCCAGAAGAGAAGACCTATTACATTGAGCTGTGGGATGTTGGAGGTTCTGTGGGCAGTGCCACCAGTGTGAAAAGCACACGAGCAGTGTTTTATAATTTGCTGAATG GGATAATTTTAGTGCATGACTTAACCAACAAGAAATCATCCCAGAATTTGTATCGCTGGTCTTTGGAAGCCCTCAACAGAGATGTCGCTCCAACAGGAGTTCTCGTGACAAACGG TGACTATGACCGTGAACAGTTTGCTGATAACCAGATCCCACTGCTGGTAATTGGAACTAAACTGGATCAGATCCCAGAAACTAAGAGGAATGAAGTTTTGACCAGAACAGCTTTCTTGGCTGAGGATTTCAATGCTGAAGAGATAAATTTG GATTGCACCAATCCTCGTTACCTGGCCGCAGGTTCATCCAATGCTGTCAAACTAAGCAGGTTTTTTGATAAG ATTCCTGGCTTCTCTGAAAGGAAGAGGTTTGGAGGGGGAACGCTGAAGAGCCTTCATTATGATTGA
- the RABL3 gene encoding rab-like protein 3 isoform X1, translating to MAALDRVKVLVLGDSGVGKSSLVHLLCHNQVLGNPSWTVGCSVDVRIHDYKEGTPEEKTYYIELWDVGGSVGSATSVKSTRAVFYNLLNGIILVHDLTNKKSSQNLYRWSLEALNRDVAPTGVLVTNGDYDREQFADNQIPLLVIGTKLDQIPETKRNEVLTRTAFLAEDFNAEEINLDCTNPRYLAAGSSNAVKLSRFFDKVIEKRYFLRDGNQIPGFSERKRFGGGTLKSLHYD from the exons ATGGCGGCTCTGGACAGGGTCAAGGTGCTGGTGCTGGGCGACTCCG GTGTCGGAAAGTCGTCGCTCGTTCACCTGTTGTGCCACAACCAGGTGCTTGGGAACCCGTCCTGGACAGTGGGCTGCTCCGTGGATGTGCGA ATCCATGACTACAAAGAAGGGACTCCAGAAGAGAAGACCTATTACATTGAGCTGTGGGATGTTGGAGGTTCTGTGGGCAGTGCCACCAGTGTGAAAAGCACACGAGCAGTGTTTTATAATTTGCTGAATG GGATAATTTTAGTGCATGACTTAACCAACAAGAAATCATCCCAGAATTTGTATCGCTGGTCTTTGGAAGCCCTCAACAGAGATGTCGCTCCAACAGGAGTTCTCGTGACAAACGG TGACTATGACCGTGAACAGTTTGCTGATAACCAGATCCCACTGCTGGTAATTGGAACTAAACTGGATCAGATCCCAGAAACTAAGAGGAATGAAGTTTTGACCAGAACAGCTTTCTTGGCTGAGGATTTCAATGCTGAAGAGATAAATTTG GATTGCACCAATCCTCGTTACCTGGCCGCAGGTTCATCCAATGCTGTCAAACTAAGCAGGTTTTTTGATAAG GTCATAGAGAAGAGATACTTCTTAAGAGATGGCAATCAG ATTCCTGGCTTCTCTGAAAGGAAGAGGTTTGGAGGGGGAACGCTGAAGAGCCTTCATTATGATTGA